The Labrus mixtus chromosome 16, fLabMix1.1, whole genome shotgun sequence genome window below encodes:
- the hivep1 gene encoding zinc finger protein 40 isoform X4: MEPDFSTLAERKHSLHATGKPASNFKAQHSGELTTMPAVNVGLRTQPPHMQTYYIDKQGNFIGISAPLQGNVQTSTQGTPMQSSQLATPHFMPVASNPEKPSLHMSFNTGPSTITHAPVPSGSNALPQSQPPVVQTCQSLSASVPSTIQVPVTPGSNQVQMTTVMNFGAEQVYKDQKPKKPGKYVCEYCSRPCAKPSVLLKHIRSHTGERPYPCVTCGFSFKTKSNLYKHKKSHAHAIKLGLIARSESGGGSLSQESDKALGTHSEAEESGDSDEESSTADLDPDSSQSSVAALSENSLQSAGSAQASHREADSSTAFESNKLAPGQKAHEPKVTAALPKVVVYPVNVSPMRADSPRVTGAAPEQAAAQRQREFQTANLRSSITVLSSLKEVDGTNTSLDTVSEDEDLQCKSPMLGGHAQLQRQQATDFSQQQQMKCLLSPRSLGSTDSGYFSRSESADQAMSPPSPFVKITPPVDIDITKNSLPNVAPVVNTVMHVVAEQKSRATEGQMRPPLEVKALSLEERISKLISDNEAVVDNKQLDSVKPRRTSLSRRGSIDSPKSYIFKDSFQFDLKPIGRRSSSSSDIPKSPFTPTDKSKPVFLLSVPSQYPPMDCLPITRSNSMPTTPGHSNLPINVPPLPHPLRICQSFDEKISSLNDDVFSSAPSTPNPAIHSRTLVRQAAVEDSSTSEGHGLHTVRSMDEGYHGQSSSTELMQRSRSFEHSQDRNKKPQQNKGTMYECETCRNRYRKLENFETHKKFYCSELHGPKNKPVSVKETDQDVFHVNMQPIVSRSTSGPGILDQQTSIRKRRKMKSVGDEDDQSPTDTIPPCSVSFELPSVLASQTFSQHNVIVDIQPKNSQTKLPQIQLVARGLNTSESRLSPIRETQICTSTKGELQRQGSGTSVIRHTNSLSRPNSFETDSIDRASPVDGMEKDPLNKLKTDAKANVTVDSYHEKIAKPKSVDYEKQLKEQCCDGSVGDVDENSTPVHHSRLVRQNNIQVPEILVTEEPDREHETHTIEQADKPTDQFSWPQRSESLSKVPAEKLPPKKKRIRLAQMDQSSGESSFESNLSRSLSRDSSLSRCSSVSASFDREETSRSESPSRGECFSKVQEPQGLPTVFNTLGVPGIMRRAASEQITCTQPSVEISCDYRSKSFDCGNVSPSRSLSPVGQHKSGQISQAPQVPLIERRRGPLVRQMSLKIGPESQQPVRKVVIPIDKPATSNVSSLTQNRGHQIHIANRQTMAQPFILRTGELPLQNNEQIVQSIHLGSLTQQPQVHGLPHPWHQTSRVQICQKLQQPQSQILVCRQNIQNKPADSEEKKSFVPKYQLTSPALRASQTFSFANTQATQIALPVLTIPIASPVLSISKSSDVRTNVYVAQPNQQASEIKTQTIVLSGEQQKDLFDQTQAGAIPLPQILITHEQMHPALSVSNKNSLLSSHSVDSDTQTLPTVKDRTPTVSTHMHSGERAPSLGSLHCTQKLASVTLCPQHEPTASSKRMLSPANSLDIYMEKHQKRAKDEHGVACLTDGRSVSYLNSKMSEVTRQRKLTLVRQVCTTEPVDSPIETEAPPLPQVKTDGEKESEATDEVKPMSPDSTGLEKHTSTVIHEEEGPTQKSTTCSQVNSMPVSNSLKPQEKVDEQRWSPAKSPIRPSSFHGGQMKLTTSVSVVNTKDSHRLSFPSLKTATTFTWCFLMKRKPLHVPQTDLKTSAYAVWSVSPNNPNPLGLPTKVVMSLFDSKQSSKKMHYTSAITTSKKSDILSYSGKLKDVMPKQVPITQKSNSAETRNKVTPEPQASNESDKDVASKTEPRRVKIFDGGYKSNEEYVYVRGRGRGKYICEECGIRCKKPSMLRKHIRTHSDVRPYHCVHCNFSFKTKGNLTKHMKSKAHSKKCMEMGVPEGLIEDQDAEDSGDPSQVSSADRQDSDGDDSDGPDDEDDNEEEEEDSQAESGLSTNPSVSASPQHIPCKEAEVPPSALLAQMSISSVSLSLSQPRAPESHAQDSDSVPMMSPVSLSKQICISGSFYSHTPFPYSPPPVAATSDSYTSDTESVHMMSPVSPCRQMSIDYPDFEVPPSPPVPGKGSKLGQDISSAPPPAVATSEPGVPVDRGTQTSFYASQGLMNFPPQGLSHTPGAQTQTHLFSHLPLHSQQPSRPSYSMVPVGGIQLVPAGLAAYSTFLPIQAGPVQLTIPAVSVIHRNTSPLPAPNTPPLPDGVHTQPLVMQEPLSSVLPCFPLGQVTGLQSQTLQPLGLETLNLMGLTNTGLASTQLLSQQGLTLNATLGLQVLAANPTSQSSTGPQTHGLQILNFALPAIIPSLSPLSTLSPLPGPSERQGSPEAAGPQPFQSEQCLGSLQSCTPGSSPAHSKVSSSPEPISGSRASAGGNGGELTQTIKRGEKDESSQKHPPLAAESREHPAQKSPAEAASDHAHPRTRPVNSWQSVNEDYNEVSSDDEDRLVIAT; this comes from the exons ATGGAGCCTGACTTTAGTACACTGGCTGAGAGGAAACACTCCTTGCATGCCACTGGAAAACCAGCCTCCAACTTTAAAGCTCAACATAGTGgagaattaacaacaatgccaGCTGTTAACGTTGGTCTCCGGACCCAACCTCCTCATATGCAGACTTATTATATTGACAAACAAGGCAACTTCATTGGCATTTCAGCACCACTACAAGGAAATGTGCAGACATCTACACAGGGTACCCCCATGCAGTCGTCTCAGCTTGCCACACCGCACTTTATGCCTGTTGCATCAAATCCTGAAAAACCTAGCTTGCACATGAGCTTTAATACTGGACCATCCACCATAACTCATGCACCTGTTCCTTCGGGCTCCAATGCTTTGCCACAAAGCCAACCACCAGTTGTGCAGACATGCCAGTCACTTTCAGCAAGTGTTCCAAGCACCATTCAGGTGCCAGTAACACCTGGCAGCAACCAAGTTCAGATGACCACTGTAATGAACTTTGGTGCTGAACAGGTTTACAAAGACCAAAAGCCCAAGAAGCCAGGAAAGTATGTTTGCGAATACTGCAGCCGGCCATGTGCAAAACCCAGTGTGCTGCTCAAACACATAAGGTCACACACGGGAGAGAGACCGTACCCCTGTGTTACTTGTGGCTTTTCTTTCAAAACCAAGAGCAACTTGTACAAGCACAAGAAATCACATGCTCATGCTATAAAGCTGGGTCTCATTGCGCGCTCTGAATCTGGAGGTGGGTCACTATCTCAAGAATCCGACAAAGCACTTGGTACACATTCAGAGGCAGAAGAGAGTGGGGACAGTGATGAGGAAAGTAGCACCGCAGATTTGGACCCTGACTCATCACAGAGCAGTGTTGCAGCTTTGTCTGAAAATAGTTTGCAAAGTGCAGGTTCAGCTCAAGCAAGCCACAGAGAGGCTGACTCATCGACTGCGTTTGAGTCAAACAAACTCGCCCCTGGTCAGAAGGCTCATGAGCCCAAAGTGACAGCTGCACTACCAAAAGTTGTTGTATACCCAGTTAATGTCTCCCCTATGAGGGCAGATAGTCCAAGAGTTACAGGTGCAGCACCTGAGCAAGCTGCTGCACAACGTCAAAGAGAGTTCCAGACTGCTAACCTGAGATCAAGCATCACAGTATTGTCATCTCTGAAAGAAGTGGATGGTACAAACACCTCCCTAGATACTGTGAGTGAAGATGAAGACCTACAGTGCAAGTCTCCAATGTTAGGTGGTCATGCTCAGCTTCAGAGGCAACAAGCCACAGACTTTTCTCAACAGCAACAGATGAAGTGTCTTCTTAGTCCCCGCAGTTTGGGAAGTACGGATTCTGGGTACTTCTCGCGTTCTGAAAGCGCTGACCAAGCAATGAGTCCTCCCAGTCCATTTGTTAAGATAACTCCCCCAGTAGATATTGACATTACCAAGAATAGTCTTCCCAATGTTGCTCCTGTGGTTAACACAGTTATGCATGTAGTAGCTGAGCAAAAGTCAAGGGCCACAGAGGGACAGATGCGTCCACCATTAGAAGTCAAAGCACTCTCTCTGGAAGAACGAATTTCAAAGTTGATATCTGACAATGAGGCAGTGGTTGACAATAAGCAGCTGGACAGTGTAAAGCCAAGGAGGACTTCTCTCTCAAGGAGAGGTAGCATAGACTCCCCTAAATCCTACATATTTAAAGACTCTTTTCAATTTGATCTTAAACCAATTGGGAGGAGGTCAAGTTCCAGCTCAGACATTCCTAAGTCCCCATTCACTCCCACCGATAAATCAAAGCCAGTATTTCTTCTCTCTGTACCTTCCCAATATCCACCAATGGATTGTTTGCCAATAACAAGAAGTAACTCAATGCCTACTACACCAGGACACTCTAATCTTCCCATTAATGTCCCCCCCCTTCCCCACCCTTTGCGAATTTGTCAGTCATTTGACGAAAAAATTAGTTCATTGAATGATGATGTATTTTCATCAGCCCCATCAACCCCAAATCCAGCAATACATTCTCGTACCTTGGTCAGACAGGCAGCAGTGGAGGACTCTTCCACAAGTGAGGGGCATGGCCTTCATACTGTCCGCTCCATGGACGAGGGCTATCATGGCCAAAGTAGTTCCACAGAACTAATGCAAAGAAGTAGATCTTTTGAGCACAGtcaggacagaaacaaaaagcctCAACAGAATAAAGGTACAATGTATGAATGTGAAACTTGTCGTAACAGGTACAGAAAGTTGGAGAATTTTGAAACTCACAAGAAATTCTATTGCTCTGAGCTTCATGGTCCAAAAAACAAGCCAGTCAGTGTAAAAGAAACTGACCAAGATGTTTTTCACGTAAACATGCAGCCCATAGTCTCTAGATCAACAAGTGGCCCGGGGATACTTGATCAACAGACATCAAttagaaagagaaggaaaatgaaaagtgtTGGAGATGAGGATGATCAATCCCCTACTGACACCATTCCACCCTGTTCCGTAAGTTTTGAGCTACCATCTGTTCTTGCAAGTCAGACTTTCTCTCAGCATAATGTTATTGTGGACATACAGCCtaaaaacagccaaacaaaGCTACCTCAGATTCAACTTGTAGCAAGAGGTCTTAATACTTCAGAATCCAGATTGTCACCAATACGAGAAACCCAGATATGCACCTCTACCAAGGGAGAACTTCAAAGGCAAGGCAGTGGTACTTCAGTTATTAGACACACCAATTCTCTCAGCAGACCAAATTCATTTGAGACAGATTCGATTGACAGGGCCTCTCCTGTTGATGGCATGGAGAAGGATCCCCTAAACAAGCTCAAGACAGATGCAAAAGCAAATGTTACAGTGGACAGTTATCATGAAAAAATAGCCAAACCCAAGAGTGTTGACTATGAAAAACAACTAAAGGAACAGTGCTGTGATGGCTCAGTAGGAGATGTTGATGAAAACTCAACTCCTGTCCATCATTCTCGTCTTGTTCGTCAAAACAACATTCAGGTCCCTGAGATTCTAGTCACCGAGGAACCAGACAGAGAGCATGAAACACATACTATTGAGCAAGCAGATAAGCCTACAGATCAGTTCAGCTGGCCTCAGAGAAGTGAGAGCTTGTCAAAGGTACCAGCGGAGAAACTTCCACCGAAAAAGAAAAGAATTCGTCTGGCTCAAATGGACCAATCCTCAGGTGAATCTAGTTTTGAGTCCAACCTATCAAGGAGCCTGAGCAGGGACAGTAGTCTTTCTCGTTGTTCCAGTGTCTCAGCCTCTtttgacagagaggagacgtCTAGGTCAGAGAGTCCTTCCAGAGGAGAGTGTTTTAGCAAAGTTCAGGAACCTCAAGGTTTGCCTACAGTCTTCAATACCCTTGGTGTGCCTGGAATTATGAGGCGGGCTGCATCTGAACAAATCACTTGTACTCAACCATCCGTTGAGATTTCATGTGACTACCGTAGCAAGTCCTTTGACTGTGGCAATGTGTCCCCCAGCAGATCTCTGTCACCTGTTGGCCAACACAAAAGTGGACAAATCTCACAAGCTCCCCAGGTGCCACTTATTGAAAGGAGGCGAGGGCCTTTAGTCCGTCAAATGTCTTTAAAGATAGGCCCAGAAAGTCAGCAACCTGTCCGGAAGGTTGTCATACCTATAGATAAACCTGCCACTTCAAATgttagctctttaactcagaaTAGAGGCCATCAGATTCACATTGCCAATAGGCAGACCATGGCTCAGCCATTTATTCTGCGTACTGGGGAGCTGCCTTTGCAAAACAACGAGCAAATTGTGCAGAGCATTCATTTGGGTAGTCTAACTCAGCAACCTCAAGTCCATGGCCTTCCGCACCCTTGGCATCAAACTTCAAGGGTTCAAATATGCCAAAagttacaacaaccacagagtCAGATCTTAGTTTGTCGCCAGAATATACAAAACAAACCAGCTGactctgaagaaaagaaaagttttgtGCCCAAATACCAACTAACATCTCCCGCTCTGAGAGCAagccaaacattttcatttgccAACACTCAGGCAACTCAGATTGCCCTACCAGTTTTGACAATACCTATTGCCAGTCCAGTTTTGAGCATTTCAAAGTCTTCAGATGTACGCACAAATGTTTATGTTGCTCAACCAAATCAACAGGCCTCTGAGATTAAGACACAGACCATTGTTCTGTCAGGAGAACAGCAAAAGGACCTATTTGATCAGACCCAAGCAGGTGCTATACCATTGCCTCAGATCCTCATAACTCATGAGCAGATGCaccctgctctctctgtgtcaaataaaaatagccTTCTATCCAGTCACAGTGTAGATAGTGACACTCAAACTCTACCTACTGTAAAGGATAGGACTCCAACAGTTAGCACTCATATGCATTCAGGAGAACGAGCACCTTCCCTTGGGTCTTTACATTGCACTCAGAAACTGGCATCAGTAACTCTATGCCCACAGCACGAACCCACCGCCTCAAGTAAACGAATGCTGTCCCCTGCAAACAGCCTGGACATCTACATGGAAAAACACCAGAAGCGGGCTAAGGATGAGCATGGTGTGGCCTGTTTAACTGATGGAAGGTCAGTCAGCTATCTTAACAGCAAGATGTCAGAGGTTACAAGACAGAGGAAGCTAACACTGGTGAGGCAGGTTTGCACAACCGAGCCAGTGGACAGTCCCATTGAAACCGAGGCCCCACCCCTGCCACAGGTTAAAACGGATGGAGAGAAAGAGTCAGAGGCAACTGATGAAGTTAAGCCAATGTCACCAGACAGTACTGGgctggaaaaacacacaagcactgTTATTCATGAGGAAGAAGGACCTACCCAAAAATCTACAACATGTAGCCAGGTCAACTCCATGCCAGTTAGTAATTCTCTGAAGCCCcaagaaaaagttgatgaaCAGAGATGGTCTCCAGCCAAATCTCCCATTAGGCCCTCCAGTTTCCATGGTGGACAAATGAAACTGACCACATCTGtatctgtggttaacacaaagGACAGTCATCGCCTTTCTTTCCCCAGCCTGAAAACTGCCACCACATTTACCTGGTGTTTCCTAATGAAGAGGAAACCTCTTCATGTTCCACAGACTGACCTGAAGACTTCAGCATATGCTGTCTGGTCAGTCAGCCCCAACAACCCCAACCCACTTGGATTGCCCACTAAGGTGGTCATGTCTCTTTTTGACTCCAAGCAGAGCTCCAAGAAAATGCACTACACCTCGGCTATAACAACGAGCAAGAAATCTGATATCCTGTCTTACTCAGGCAAGCTGAAAGATGTCATGCCAAAG CAGGTGCCAATAACCCAGAAGTCGAATTCAGCTGAAACCAGAAATAAAGTGACACCTGAACCTCAGGCAAGCAACGAGTCGGACAAGGACGTGGCATCTAAAACGGAACCAAGACGAGTCAAAATATTTGATGGCGg ATATAAATCTAATGAGGAGTATGTTTATGTACGTGGACGTGGACGTGGTAAATACATCTGTGAGGAATGTGGGATCCGCTGCAAGAAGCCCAGCATGCTGCGCAAACATATCCGCACCCACTCCGACGTCCGGCCATACCACTGTGTCCACTGTAACTTCTCCTTCAAGACAAAAG GGAATCTGACCAAGCACATGAAATCCAAGGCCCACAGTAAGAAATGCATGGAGATGGGGGTTCCCGAGGGTCTCATCGAGGATCAGGATGCAGAGGACTCAG GAGACCCTAGTCAGGTGAGCAGTGCTGACCGTCAGGATTCAGACGGCGATGACTCCGACGGCCCTGATGATGAGGATGAcaacgaggaggaagaggaggacagccAGGCAGAGTCCGGCCTCTCCACCAACCCCTCGGTCTCCGCCAGCCCGCAGCACATCCCCTGCAAAGAGGCCGAAGTCCCTCCTAGCGCCCTCCTAGCCCAGATGTCGATAAGCTCcgtctccctatctctctcccaGCCCCGAGCTCCTGAATCCCACGCACAAGACTCAGACTCTGTCCCCATGATGAGCCCCGTGTCCCTGAGCAAGCAGATATGCATCTCGGGCTCTTTCTACAGCCACACACCCTTCCCTTACTCTCCTCCACCCGTCGCCGCCACATCCGACTCCTACACCTCAGACACCGAGTCGGTGCACATGATGAGCCCGGTGTCGCCGTGCAGGCAGATGTCCATCGACTACCCTGACTTTGAGGTCCCCCCTAGTCCCCCCGTGCCAGGCAAGGGCTCCAAGCTAGGCCAG gatATCTCCTCtgcccctcctcctgctgtggCTACCAGTGAACCAGGTGTTCCAGTGGACCGGGGGACTCAGACCTCCTTCTATGCTTCACAGGGTCTCATGAACTTCCCTCCACAGGGTCTCTCCCACACACCTGGAGCACAGACCCAAACCCACCTGTTCAGCCACCTGCCCTTGCACTCCCAGCAGCCTTCTCGCCCCTCTTACAGCATGGTCCCAGTAGGGGGGATCCAGCTGGTGCCTGCTGGCCTGGCGGCCTATTCCACCTTCTTACCGATACAGGCCGGTCCCGTCCAACTCACCATTCCGGCGGTGAGCGTCATTCACAGAAACACGAGCCCCTTACCAGCTCCCAACACTCCTCCCCTACCAGACGGCGTGCACACCCAGCCCCTTGTGATGCAAGAGCCTCTCAGTAGTGTTCTGCCCTGCTTCCCCTTAGGGCAGGTCACCGGTCTGCAGTCTCAAACATTACAACCATTAGGTCTGGAGACACTTAACCTCATGGGGCTTACCAACACAGGCCTGGCATCCACACAGCTGCTCTCCCAGCAAGGGCTCACCCTAAACGCCACCCTCGGTCTTCAGGTTTTGGCTGCCAATCCCACTTCCCAAAGCAGCACTGGACCCCAGACGCATGGTCTGCAGATACTTAACTTTGCTCTGCCCGCCATCATTCCCTCGCTCAGCCCTCTCTCCACCTTGAGTCCTCTACCGGGGCCCTCGGAGAGGCAGGGAAGCCCTGAAGCCGCAGGACCACAGCCATTTCAAAGCGAACAATGTCTTGGTTCTTTACAGAGCTGCACGCCtggctcatcacctgcccattCAAAGGTGAGCAGCTCACCAGAACCAATCTCAGGCAGCAGGGCGAGTGCTGGAGGTAACGGTGGAGAGCTCACACAGACTatcaagagaggagaaaaggatgAATCCTCTCAGAAACATCCGCCACTAGCTGCTGAGAGCCGAGAACACCCGGCTCAAAAGTCACCGGCTGAAGCAGCCAGTGATCATGCACATCCAAGAACTCGGCCGGTGAACAGCTGGCAGAGCGTAAACGAGGACTATAATGAGGTGTCCAGTGATGATGAAGACAGACTGGTCATTGCCACCTGA